In Lachnospiraceae bacterium, the DNA window GTCCCACCACAGTTTCATACTTTACTACCATGTCGTTCTTCTCCTTATCAATGCATTGACATATCAATCAAAGCATCATCTGTCCACCATTGATTTGAACCACCTCGCCTACCAGATAAGAAGACTGATCTGAGGCCAGATAATACATCACATCCGCAACCTCTTCAGGCCGTCCCATGCGTCCTGCAGGAATTGCCTTTACAAAACTTTCCAAAAGTTCTTTACTACTGGCAGCGTGGAAAGCTGTATTGATTGTTCCCGGGGAAACGGCATTCACGCGGACGCCTGCCGGAATCAGTTCCTTTGCCAGTGCTCTCGTCATAGTCAGAACCGCTCCCTTTGCTGCCGCATATACACCTGCTCCGGGTCCTCCACCATTATAAGCCGCAATCGTGGTAATATTAATCATAGTTCCCTTTACAGTTTTCAGATAGGGGATACACTCTCTAGCAGCAAAAAATGCTCCGTTCAGGTTCAAATCCATCACCCGATTCCAAAACTCAGTTTCCATACCTTCAAAAGAAGATCTGCCTCCCAGGCCCCCCGCGTTGTTAATTAGAGTGTCAATCCTGCCATATGTATCTACGGTCTTCGCCACCATGGCTTTGACTTCCTCTTCCTTCGTAGCATCACCCGGAAGAAAAATTGCTTCATATCCCTTATCTTTAAGTTCTTCCAATGCTTTATTCCCATTTTCTACGTTATAATCATTGAAAGCGATAGCATACCCTTCAGAAGCAAATTTGAGACATGCCGCGTGACCGATTCCAATTGCAGCGCCTGTAATAAACAATACTTTTTTATCTATCATAATTCCATCTCCTTCTTATTTTAAAAGCAAATTCGGTATAAACAAAACCACCTCTGGTACAAAAGTTACCAGCATCAGCACTGCCAGCATCGCTGCATAAAACGGAAACAGTGATTTTGTTAACTTTTCCATGGATATTTTGCCGATGGTACAGCCCACGAACAGCACCGCGCCCACCGGAGGCGTACAAAGTCCGATTGCCAGGTTTAACACCATCATGACACCAAACTGAATAGGATTCATTCCAATACTCTGAATGACCGGCATCAGGATTGGAGTAGTAATCATAATCAACGGTGCCATATCCATAATCGTTCCCAGTGCCAGCAAAAGCAAGTTGATTAAAAGCAGTACTACAATCTTATTGTTGCTCACACCCAATAATGCACCTGTAATCAAGGCAGGAATTTTCAGATAGGCTAAAAACCATCCGAATGCATTGCAGCATGCCAAGAGTGCCAGAACCGTCGCCAAAGTCCTCAGTGCATTAAGCAAAATCTCATCCATCTTGCTAAGAGGAATCTCTCTGTAAATAAAGAATGTTACAATAAACGCATACAGGCAGGCCACCGCAGCAGACTCTGTTGCTGTAAATATCCCACCGATTACACCGCCGATAATAATCACTGCAGTGAGCAATCCCAGGATTGCACTGCTGGCAATTTTGATTGCTTCCTTAAAAGAAATCTTTGCTCCCTTAGGATATCCTCGCTTGACAGCAATAACATAACTGATAATCATTAACGCCATCCCAAGCAAAACGCCGGGAAGCATGCCGCCTAAAAACAACTGTCCCACTGACACGCCTCCAGCTGACACTGCAAAAATAATCATGTTATGGCTGGGAGGAATAATCAGTCCCTGGCAGGCGCTGGTTATAGTCACATCCACCGCGTAGTCAGTATCATAACCACTATCCTTCATCATAGGAATTAACAAGGCTCCGATAGAAGACACATCTGCAATCGCAGAACCGGAAATACCGCCAAAGAACATGCTTGCTAAGATATTTACCTGCGCCAGACCGCCCCTCACTCGGCCTACCAGTACATTGGTAAATTCAATAATCCTTCTTGAAATACCTCCTGCTCCCATTATCTCTCCTGCCAGGATAAAAAATGGGATGGCTAACAGGGAAAAAGAATGGATTCCTTTGACCATCTGAACCGCCACGCTCATCAACGGTACCTTCAGGTAAAAAGAAGTCAAGATTGCTGATGTCAGAAGCGCAAACGATATGGGCGTGCGCAGGATGAGCAACAGGATAAAAGACCCCAAAAGGATTGTAATGCCAAGATAATCAACCATGTTCTGTACTTCCCTTCTCCGTTTTTTTCTGTTCAAACCGCAATCCAGTCAAATTTACAAAAGAAAAATAAGCAATCAGAATTCCTGAGATTGGTACCCCGCCGTACAGCATGGCTGACGGCAGGTGGGTCGCAATCATGAGATTATTCATAGTGCTTTTGATCAGGCCGATTCCAAAATACAGGAGAACGATTCCCATAACCATCAGCACTGCATCTGTAAATTTCAGTACCGCTCTTTTTACTGGTTCCGGTAAAATATCAAAAAACACAGTCACACTCAAATGAAGCCGATGTTTTACACCATAGGCGATACTAAAAAACCCCATGTACACCATCATCATCATGGTGATCTCCTCAGACCAGCGAATACTGCGGTTTAACACATAACGGTAGAACACATGAATACAGATGATAATTGTCATGACTACCAGCAGGATTTTTGCAAGAATCATACACAAATCCAACAGTCTGTTAAAAAAAGCATCAATATATTTCATGATTATTCCCCCATCATTAGAAGCAACTACTGCATATCGATAATAGCCTGCAGAGTATCCATATAGTCACCTGCATATTTTTCGTACAAGGGCTCTACTGCCTTCACAAAACCTTCTCTGTCTTCCAGTTCAGTCACTTCAGAACCTTCAGCGATTACGTGCTCCATCGATTTGTTCTCAATCTCGTCGTATTTTTCTCTCTCCCACAGTTCTGACTCCTTAGCACATTCACGTAGAATCTGCTGATCTTCCGGGGACAGTTTATCAAATACCATCTTACTACATACCAGGATTTCCGGCGGAGCCGTATGTCCATCTAAAGAGATATACTTTGCCACCTCGTAATGGCTGTTCTGATCATAGGACACCCAGTTATTCTCCGCACCGTCAATCACTCCAGTCTGCAGAGAACTATAAACTTCACCGAATGCCATCGGAGTAGCGGAGGCACCCAAAGCCTCAACCATGTCCACGATTAACTGACTCTGTGTGGTTCTAATCTTTAATCCTTTCATATCTTCCACAGTCTTAATCGGACGTACTGAGTTGTAGAAGTTCCTTGTTCCTGCATCATACAGAGCCAGTCCGACAAAATTTCCTGCCTCCACACTACTCAACAATTCAGTACCAATTTCGCTGTCTATCACCTTATGCATATGATCCGCATCGGTAAATAAATATGGCATCTGAAGCAGATTAAGAATCGGAGCAAATTCTGTCATCGGGGCAAAGTTTGCACGTGTAAAATCAATTGCTCCAAATTGTACCTGCTCCAGAATTGCCTGCTCGTCTCCACCCAACTGCCCTCCGGTGAATACCTCAATTTTTATCCGTCCATCTGTCCGTTCTTCTACTAAACGGGCAAATTCGATGGCTCCCATGGTAGCTGGATAAGTCTCAGTCTGAGTCTCAGCCAGACGAAGTACAATGGTTTCTTTTGAGGCAGTTTCTGTCGCCTTTTCAGTTGTCTCCTCTTCTTTTGCGGCTGCTGTCGATGTGGTGGTCTGCGCAGGCTTAGAACCAGCACCACAACCTGTCAGAGATACTGCAGTCAATACTGCTGCCAAAATAAATGACATTCTTTTTTTCATTTTATTCCCCCTATTGGTTATTTTATTGATAAATTAATTATAGACGACAATGAGTGCAAACAAAATGCACACACTTGTCGTCTACTATCAGATTTTTGTTGTATATTTTATCCATTTTTTGTCTTTACAAAGCCTTAACACATTTTTGTCCTTTTTGCACTTTTTTGGTATACCGATGGCGGAACCCCTGTCTCTTTTTTGAAAACCCTGCTAAAATATCCTGCCTCACTGTAACCTACGCTACGGCCCACCTCTTTCACACTGGCTTGTTCGTCATGCAGCATCATCTTGGCCTTTTCAATACGGACTTTTGTCAGATAATCCACAAAATTCATCTGAAACTGCTGCTTAAACAACTTGCTGAAATAGTAAATGGAAAATCCCGTATGACCCGCCATGTCTTCCAATGTAATATTCCTGCTGTAGTTTGCCTGGATGTAATCCTCTGCACGAGACGCCCAAGCAGTATCCATCATACTTTCCTCTGCAATCAGTGCATCCACCACATGCTCCACATACTGGGAAGCCAAACTCATAATCTGTTCTCGTCCGGACTCCCCGCTCATCTGCTCAAAAAGGGTAAAGACCGGCATAATTTCCAGATTCTGCGGCAAACTCCGGTTAATCACCACAAGCAACTCATAGATCTTCATCATAGGCTCCATGTCTTCTTCAAAAAACTGTTCCATCAACTGTTCTAGATAAAGCATGGCCTCGTCGTAATTACCTGTCTTCAAATAAGCGATCAGTTTGCGCTCCTGCTCCCTTTGAGTCAGTTTTGACTCCCCGTTCCCTATTTGATGCCGGTGGATATGGATTCGTTTATCACTGTTAATATTCCTTTTTGCTTCCTGGAACGACAGATAGATATTTTTCAACTTGGAAACTTGGATTCCTACGGCAACTTTCACCTGGATACCAGACTCTTCCGCTATGACACTAAACCGTTTAAACAGCTCCTTATACCAATCTCGACTTCTACTCTCATCTGTCAGGAGCAACAAATAAAAGTTATGATAGTGTTCGCAATAGCAAATTCTACCATCCAGTTCCAGGCGACTGATACACCTTTTGCACAATTTTGCAGTTGAATGTGGATTTTCTGGCCCCCTGGCCTGTGCCCTGACCACAACTCCCACTCCATAGTGGAACTGGATACCCAGTTCCTCCATCTGCGCCTGGATCAATTCCTCGTCTGCATTGTTACAGGCAATGGCTGAAACTAGTTCACCTTCCATGTATTGTTCTGCACGCCGGACTTTCTTTCTGTTTTCCTCATCGTCTATCCGCTTTCTGATCCGT includes these proteins:
- a CDS encoding TRAP transporter large permease yields the protein MVDYLGITILLGSFILLLILRTPISFALLTSAILTSFYLKVPLMSVAVQMVKGIHSFSLLAIPFFILAGEIMGAGGISRRIIEFTNVLVGRVRGGLAQVNILASMFFGGISGSAIADVSSIGALLIPMMKDSGYDTDYAVDVTITSACQGLIIPPSHNMIIFAVSAGGVSVGQLFLGGMLPGVLLGMALMIISYVIAVKRGYPKGAKISFKEAIKIASSAILGLLTAVIIIGGVIGGIFTATESAAVACLYAFIVTFFIYREIPLSKMDEILLNALRTLATVLALLACCNAFGWFLAYLKIPALITGALLGVSNNKIVVLLLINLLLLALGTIMDMAPLIMITTPILMPVIQSIGMNPIQFGVMMVLNLAIGLCTPPVGAVLFVGCTIGKISMEKLTKSLFPFYAAMLAVLMLVTFVPEVVLFIPNLLLK
- a CDS encoding response regulator; this encodes MNYKILIVDDEQLERRALESIIVLQLGTRVEIMQAVNGRDAVQMAREFRPDIAFLDIKMPIMNGIEAGKEILEFLPDCYIIMLTGFTYFTYAKESVNIGAADFLVKPAADEDVVKALEKATREVESRIRKRIDDEENRKKVRRAEQYMEGELVSAIACNNADEELIQAQMEELGIQFHYGVGVVVRAQARGPENPHSTAKLCKRCISRLELDGRICYCEHYHNFYLLLLTDESRSRDWYKELFKRFSVIAEESGIQVKVAVGIQVSKLKNIYLSFQEAKRNINSDKRIHIHRHQIGNGESKLTQREQERKLIAYLKTGNYDEAMLYLEQLMEQFFEEDMEPMMKIYELLVVINRSLPQNLEIMPVFTLFEQMSGESGREQIMSLASQYVEHVVDALIAEESMMDTAWASRAEDYIQANYSRNITLEDMAGHTGFSIYYFSKLFKQQFQMNFVDYLTKVRIEKAKMMLHDEQASVKEVGRSVGYSEAGYFSRVFKKETGVPPSVYQKSAKRTKMC
- a CDS encoding TRAP transporter substrate-binding protein, with the protein product MKKRMSFILAAVLTAVSLTGCGAGSKPAQTTTSTAAAKEEETTEKATETASKETIVLRLAETQTETYPATMGAIEFARLVEERTDGRIKIEVFTGGQLGGDEQAILEQVQFGAIDFTRANFAPMTEFAPILNLLQMPYLFTDADHMHKVIDSEIGTELLSSVEAGNFVGLALYDAGTRNFYNSVRPIKTVEDMKGLKIRTTQSQLIVDMVEALGASATPMAFGEVYSSLQTGVIDGAENNWVSYDQNSHYEVAKYISLDGHTAPPEILVCSKMVFDKLSPEDQQILRECAKESELWEREKYDEIENKSMEHVIAEGSEVTELEDREGFVKAVEPLYEKYAGDYMDTLQAIIDMQ
- a CDS encoding SDR family oxidoreductase encodes the protein MIDKKVLFITGAAIGIGHAACLKFASEGYAIAFNDYNVENGNKALEELKDKGYEAIFLPGDATKEEEVKAMVAKTVDTYGRIDTLINNAGGLGGRSSFEGMETEFWNRVMDLNLNGAFFAARECIPYLKTVKGTMINITTIAAYNGGGPGAGVYAAAKGAVLTMTRALAKELIPAGVRVNAVSPGTINTAFHAASSKELLESFVKAIPAGRMGRPEEVADVMYYLASDQSSYLVGEVVQINGGQMML
- a CDS encoding TRAP transporter small permease gives rise to the protein MKYIDAFFNRLLDLCMILAKILLVVMTIIICIHVFYRYVLNRSIRWSEEITMMMMVYMGFFSIAYGVKHRLHLSVTVFFDILPEPVKRAVLKFTDAVLMVMGIVLLYFGIGLIKSTMNNLMIATHLPSAMLYGGVPISGILIAYFSFVNLTGLRFEQKKTEKGSTEHG